From the genome of Miscanthus floridulus cultivar M001 chromosome 10, ASM1932011v1, whole genome shotgun sequence, one region includes:
- the LOC136486939 gene encoding uncharacterized protein — protein sequence MSGYCGASALNRFVNDLLFFRNRLPLHVAEFSSYGGDNFDEAVQYLELWIRYSLSCPVAKLSVTSHDKYQRWLLPKGLITSEHLTALQLTRVKTQDDLDFSSCVSLKHLKMTDCGIYCDRIMSPSLKRLMIAQCHFIGYARTQIYASNLILLLLVDCMGMTPLLVSMPYLVEAFIRLGYCNDFCKHSYEIGDCGDESCWGCQFYEDNYGNNNCILLHGLSSCTNLELTAATAPFIFRKDLTRCPVFSKLKTLLLNEWCITNNLGALICFLQHSPVLEKLIIQFEPPEIHERLVEIGGSYDLRKQSLVLKDLNVEVRCDDGDERVHKVLDVLGSYGLSPEKFKIQRPPKLTRARFDDTWTSGSFSFEQEI from the exons ATGTCTGGGTACTGTGGCGCGAGTGCCCTGAACAGGTTCGTCAACGACCTGCTGTTCTTCCGCAACCGGTTACCTCTCCATGTGGCCGAATTCAGCTCCTATGGAGGTGACAATTTTGATGAGGCTGTCCAGTATTTGGAGCTTTGGATTCGCTACAGTTTATCATGCCCAGTTGCCAAACTCTCTGTCACCAGCCACGATAAATATCAACGCTGGCTGCTTCCCAAGGGACTTATCACCTCGGAGCACCTGACAGCACTTCAGCTTACCCGGGTCAAGACACAGGACGATCTGGATTTCTCAAGTTGCGTGTCTCTAAAGCATCTGAAGATGACTGATTGTGGCATTTACTGTGATAGAATCATGTCCCCGTCACTAAAGCGTCTCATGATCGCACAATGTCACTTCATTGGGTATGCCCGTACCCAAATATATGCCTCGAATCTCATTCTCCTTCTGTTAGTTGACTGTATGGGAATGACTCCATTGCTCGTGAGCATGCCGTACCTAGTGGAGGCATTTATCAGACTTGGATACTGCAATGATTTTTGTAAACATAGTTATGAGATTGGTGATTGCGGGGATGAGTCATGTtggggatgccagttctatgagGACAACTATGGAAACAATAATTGCATTCTTCTTCATGGTTTGTCAAGCTGTACAAATCTGGAGTTAACAGCTGCAACAGCACCG TTCATTTTCAGGAAGGATTTGACGCGATGCCCTGTATTTAGCAAGTTAAAAACTTTGTTACTCAATGAGTGGTGCATTACTAATAACCTTGGTGCATTAATATGCTTTCTCCAGCACTCACCAGTTCTAGAGAAGCTCATTATTCAGTTTGAGCCTCCCGAG ATACATGAGAGATTAGTGGAAATAGGAGGAAGTTATGATCTAAGGAAGCAATCCCTTGTATTGAAGGACCTTAATGTTGAAGTTAgatgtgatgatggtgatgagCGGGTTCACAAAGTCTTGGATGTTTTGGGTTCCTATGGTTTATCCCCTGAGAAATTCAAGATCCAACGACCTCCAAAACTGACTAGGGCCCGATTTGATGACACTTGGACTTCTGGAA